In one window of Pseudobdellovibrionaceae bacterium DNA:
- a CDS encoding DUF2341 domain-containing protein: MEKVVYSRILVATQLLLFVLGLSGLSACRLGEASLSGNLTSIYGSDPDQNSNTETLVVETASGGSGTAIDTLNLVVGESTEFFSVMRKSSGEFVADAEVSWVLNGGIGTLTIDPSGQSAQFNAIAVGTGQVKAYTGGLSFIVDLNVTLPPLPTISFTSSAQSVTEGSDIVNGPEWYAGPGYTHRVRLTFDNSAQSENLNDFPVMVKLNSGRIDYLNTKDAGEDVRFYDSSGTPLSFEIESWSESGDSIIWVKVPLVAAGSNTDYIWMFYGADESVSASNPALVWNADIASVFHFSGTGNDSTANAKHATSVAPSYSSGSMGNSAAVSGFDSSFTLPNGMTATLPLTISGWFKTTSNGTIFSASNVAYPGTPSKWAPLMYIGTDYKLRGAFYSGTFPSYASPTAVNDDLWHHVAFVATSTGQKFYLDGVLLGTFGVPQADYVNMVYNDIGKGSTYLWPQAPVAGWSSFSGSLDEFRVATVEKSADWLKAEHLSGSDTFITYGPPETSTIGLTSASVDISVSSSHDEDIVIPITVSGSASSPNDYAMAETTSITIPAGQTSYTVNFDIVQDLAVEGDETVTLTLGDPGNAYLGTDDSFELTISDDDTLAEISVADVTRFEGQTFTVEISLNQPIYSGNVEVDYTTSNGTAEIPGDYTAKSGTAVFGVGITSVTVQIPTFTDLTDEGSEVFQFNLSNPVNGVLAGASATLQLDNNFAPVTVNDGPIIVNTSSSSHTVLGNDTDPDGDLLIVSAAESASGGIVSVSPTNIITYTPPVGYSGIETITYEANDQKGGVTPGTLTLYVMTPYTWTGAAANSNFSDGGNWCGNVVSNACQGDMAAPNGSQKAIFDGTCTSNCDATIGSTTSLGGLHLNEGYSGTITQGVGVDLTVGALGYMQAGGSFIGSSDAGDDLNVYTYSTPNIIISGGTFRAPRGIFTIRYGFVVSAVANFVHNNGLLRTVGDCGCSYARGRIELNGDPLYNFDDNRSWGFSDHIGTTVVEGDYIFNLGGYGTRGNIELHGDLTVLAQSNSYALSSITLAGSGDQTITHTAGAFPRYTFIINKPSGNVVLASNLTMTDASQTVNLLSGQILLGGYTWSIAGNLVLGASQTVDLGGGSLSTKTLNLNSGSIVDLNGGTLTVNGSPVVAGPYGSGSVTD, from the coding sequence ATGGAAAAGGTGGTTTATTCACGTATTTTAGTTGCCACGCAGTTATTGCTCTTTGTTTTAGGGCTTTCGGGCTTAAGTGCATGCCGCCTCGGGGAGGCGTCGCTTTCTGGAAACCTCACATCTATTTACGGATCAGATCCTGATCAAAATTCGAATACTGAAACACTTGTTGTCGAAACAGCCTCTGGTGGGTCAGGGACAGCCATTGATACGTTAAATTTGGTGGTTGGAGAATCTACCGAGTTTTTCTCAGTGATGCGAAAATCTTCGGGGGAGTTTGTTGCTGACGCTGAAGTTTCATGGGTTCTCAATGGTGGAATTGGGACTTTGACTATCGATCCATCAGGTCAGTCGGCCCAGTTTAACGCCATTGCAGTAGGAACGGGCCAAGTCAAAGCCTATACGGGCGGGTTGTCATTTATTGTAGATTTGAATGTAACACTGCCACCACTACCTACAATTTCGTTTACATCGTCGGCCCAATCAGTCACTGAGGGCTCAGACATAGTCAACGGCCCCGAGTGGTATGCTGGACCTGGTTATACTCATAGGGTTCGGCTTACGTTTGACAATTCGGCGCAATCAGAAAACCTCAACGACTTTCCTGTAATGGTGAAATTGAATTCGGGCCGGATAGATTATTTAAACACCAAGGATGCCGGTGAAGATGTTCGATTCTACGATTCATCTGGCACACCGCTGTCTTTTGAGATTGAGTCGTGGAGTGAATCTGGTGACTCAATTATTTGGGTGAAAGTGCCCCTAGTTGCGGCAGGGTCAAATACTGATTACATCTGGATGTTTTATGGTGCCGATGAATCAGTGTCGGCTAGCAATCCAGCATTGGTGTGGAACGCCGATATTGCCAGCGTATTTCATTTTTCTGGTACGGGAAATGATTCCACAGCCAATGCAAAACACGCAACATCTGTGGCGCCAAGCTATTCGTCAGGATCTATGGGAAATAGTGCTGCCGTGAGTGGATTTGACTCGTCGTTCACCTTACCCAATGGCATGACGGCGACATTACCGCTAACAATTAGTGGTTGGTTCAAAACAACTAGCAACGGCACTATTTTTAGTGCGTCGAACGTGGCCTATCCTGGAACCCCGTCAAAGTGGGCGCCATTGATGTATATTGGTACAGATTACAAGTTGAGAGGCGCTTTTTATTCTGGGACATTTCCTTCATATGCATCCCCCACGGCTGTAAACGATGATTTGTGGCACCATGTCGCGTTTGTAGCGACCTCCACCGGTCAGAAGTTTTACCTCGATGGAGTATTGCTGGGCACATTTGGGGTGCCACAAGCTGACTATGTCAATATGGTCTATAATGACATAGGTAAAGGATCCACTTATCTTTGGCCACAGGCACCAGTGGCAGGATGGAGTTCCTTTAGTGGATCACTAGATGAATTTCGTGTGGCCACAGTTGAAAAGTCGGCTGATTGGTTAAAAGCAGAACATCTTTCGGGATCAGATACGTTTATCACTTACGGCCCCCCGGAGACTAGCACGATTGGCTTAACAAGTGCGAGCGTTGATATCAGTGTTAGCTCATCCCATGATGAAGATATCGTTATTCCAATTACAGTGAGTGGTTCGGCGTCGTCTCCCAACGATTACGCTATGGCTGAAACCACTTCGATCACCATACCCGCGGGCCAAACGTCTTACACTGTTAATTTCGATATCGTACAAGACCTTGCCGTGGAAGGTGATGAAACTGTTACCTTAACCTTGGGTGATCCAGGCAATGCCTATTTAGGCACAGATGATTCGTTTGAACTAACTATTTCTGATGATGACACCTTGGCTGAGATCAGTGTGGCCGATGTCACTCGATTTGAGGGGCAGACATTCACTGTGGAGATCAGTCTTAACCAACCTATTTATTCGGGCAATGTGGAGGTGGACTACACCACATCCAATGGAACGGCAGAAATCCCTGGTGACTATACCGCGAAATCTGGAACGGCAGTTTTTGGGGTCGGGATCACTTCAGTAACTGTGCAGATACCCACATTTACAGATTTAACGGACGAGGGTAGCGAAGTGTTTCAATTTAATTTGTCAAACCCTGTCAACGGAGTTCTGGCAGGTGCCTCAGCAACATTGCAATTAGACAATAATTTTGCACCAGTCACAGTCAATGATGGTCCGATTATAGTAAATACCTCAAGCTCCAGCCACACCGTTTTGGGCAACGACACTGATCCAGATGGAGATCTATTGATAGTGTCTGCCGCTGAATCGGCTAGCGGCGGAATTGTGAGTGTTTCTCCTACAAATATAATCACCTATACTCCGCCTGTGGGCTATTCGGGTATTGAGACAATAACCTATGAAGCCAACGACCAAAAGGGTGGAGTCACTCCGGGTACGCTGACACTGTATGTGATGACGCCCTATACATGGACGGGGGCTGCAGCCAACAGCAACTTTTCTGATGGTGGAAACTGGTGTGGCAATGTGGTCTCAAACGCATGTCAAGGTGACATGGCGGCACCCAACGGCAGTCAAAAGGCCATATTTGATGGTACGTGCACATCGAATTGTGATGCGACCATTGGGTCGACGACTTCGTTGGGTGGATTGCATTTGAATGAAGGATACTCGGGAACAATCACGCAGGGCGTGGGTGTTGACCTTACAGTGGGCGCTTTGGGCTATATGCAGGCCGGCGGTAGTTTTATAGGTTCTTCTGACGCCGGAGATGATTTAAATGTTTATACCTATTCCACACCGAATATTATCATCAGTGGCGGTACTTTTAGGGCACCTAGGGGAATATTCACAATCAGATACGGATTCGTCGTTAGTGCTGTGGCCAACTTTGTCCACAATAATGGGCTTCTCCGAACGGTGGGTGATTGTGGCTGTAGTTATGCTAGAGGTCGCATAGAACTCAATGGAGATCCCCTTTATAATTTTGATGACAATCGCTCGTGGGGTTTTTCTGACCATATTGGAACTACTGTTGTTGAAGGTGACTATATCTTTAACTTGGGCGGCTATGGGACTCGAGGCAATATTGAGCTTCATGGTGATCTTACGGTATTGGCGCAATCGAATTCTTATGCTCTTTCCAGTATTACTCTGGCTGGTAGTGGTGATCAAACAATCACTCATACAGCCGGGGCTTTTCCTCGATACACATTTATTATTAATAAACCAAGTGGAAATGTGGTGCTGGCTAGTAATCTCACGATGACCGATGCATCTCAAACGGTGAACTTGTTATCCGGCCAAATTTTGTTAGGCGGATACACATGGAGTATTGCTGGTAACCTGGTGTTGGGTGCATCTCAAACTGTCGACCTTGGTGGAGGATCACTTTCGACAAAGACTTTAAATTTAAACTCGGGATCGATAGTTGACTTAAATGGGGG